A window from Mycolicibacterium tokaiense encodes these proteins:
- a CDS encoding DinB family protein: MTARSLTDQLVFQLDLHWQSALRPRLAGLTDDEYFFEPVPGCWTLHRDGSVDFSYPPPEPAPFTTIAWRMAHLIVGVLAARTHSHFGGPPADYQSWDYAPDAQTALRQLDDAYRGWMDGVRALDDDALARPVGSAEGDWAAEPMTTLVLHINREMIHHGAEIACIRDLYAHKEN, translated from the coding sequence ATGACAGCTCGAAGCCTCACCGACCAGCTGGTCTTCCAGCTCGATCTGCACTGGCAGAGCGCGCTGCGACCCCGGCTGGCGGGATTGACCGACGACGAGTACTTCTTCGAGCCGGTGCCCGGGTGCTGGACCCTGCATCGGGACGGCTCGGTCGATTTCAGCTATCCCCCGCCCGAGCCGGCGCCGTTCACCACCATCGCCTGGCGGATGGCGCACCTGATCGTCGGCGTCCTGGCCGCGCGCACCCACAGCCATTTCGGTGGGCCGCCCGCGGACTACCAGAGTTGGGACTACGCCCCCGACGCCCAGACCGCGCTGCGGCAGCTCGACGACGCCTACCGCGGCTGGATGGACGGGGTCCGAGCGCTCGACGACGACGCCCTGGCCCGTCCGGTCGGTTCGGCCGAAGGCGACTGGGCGGCCGAGCCGATGACCACGCTGGTCCTGCACATCAACCGCGAGATGATCCATCACGGAGCCGAAATTGCCTGCATCCGTGACCTTTACGCACACAAGGAGAACTGA
- a CDS encoding DinB family protein, which translates to MPAMPPPIADERAGLLEYLKAQQYAYHAIAFGLTDEQARQTPTASALSIGALIKHITSCQRSWMQRVASAPEGTPSDGRSMEELSAEYENEFVMRENETLADILAAFDAGNAEAIRLIETVDLAAAVPVPHDVPWFPKDVSAWSVRWVLFHMIEELARHAGHADIIRESIDGATLYELLAGLEDWEPTPWLTPWGKQPVSG; encoded by the coding sequence ATGCCCGCCATGCCCCCGCCCATCGCCGACGAGCGCGCCGGACTGCTGGAGTACCTCAAGGCGCAGCAGTACGCGTACCACGCCATCGCCTTCGGCCTCACCGATGAGCAGGCCCGTCAGACGCCGACGGCGAGCGCGCTGTCCATCGGCGCGCTCATCAAGCACATCACCAGCTGCCAGCGCAGCTGGATGCAGCGGGTGGCCTCGGCCCCGGAGGGCACGCCGTCCGACGGCAGATCGATGGAGGAGCTGTCGGCCGAGTACGAGAACGAGTTCGTGATGCGCGAGAACGAGACGCTCGCCGACATCCTGGCCGCGTTCGATGCCGGCAACGCCGAGGCCATCCGGCTGATCGAGACCGTCGACCTGGCCGCGGCCGTGCCCGTGCCGCACGACGTGCCGTGGTTCCCCAAGGACGTTTCGGCGTGGTCGGTGCGCTGGGTGCTGTTCCACATGATCGAGGAGTTGGCGCGGCACGCCGGCCACGCCGACATCATCCGCGAGAGCATCGACGGCGCCACCCTCTACGAGCTGCTGGCCGGCCTCGAGGACTGGGAGCCCACCCCGTGGCTCACGCCGTGGGGCAAGCAGCCGGTGAGCGGCTGA
- a CDS encoding endonuclease/exonuclease/phosphatase family protein — MRMATFNILHGRSVHDGEVRLDRLIESIKELDADVLALQEVDLAQSRSSMADLTAVAAEAMGAVSHRFVAAISGTPGATWMAATGTEQPGSAAYGIALLSRFPVLNWQVLRLPRIPFRFPMYLQEPRKVLTIKEEPRAAMVARLETPLGPMTVANTHLSFVPGWNRAQLRRLVRDVRGFAGPHVLMGDLNMTPPTARRTSGLRPLAAATTFPAGEPTRQLDHILTNDPSLRGVEVSTPQLAISDHRPLVVEVSKA; from the coding sequence ATGCGGATGGCCACATTCAACATCCTGCACGGACGCAGCGTGCATGACGGCGAGGTGCGACTGGACCGGCTGATCGAGAGCATCAAGGAACTCGACGCCGATGTGTTGGCGCTGCAGGAGGTGGACCTGGCGCAGTCGCGGTCGTCGATGGCGGACCTCACGGCGGTGGCCGCCGAAGCCATGGGCGCGGTGAGCCACCGCTTTGTCGCCGCGATCTCCGGGACGCCGGGCGCGACGTGGATGGCCGCCACCGGCACCGAGCAGCCCGGCTCTGCCGCCTACGGGATAGCCCTGCTGTCGCGCTTTCCGGTGCTGAATTGGCAGGTGCTGCGACTGCCGCGGATCCCGTTCCGCTTCCCGATGTACCTGCAGGAACCCCGCAAGGTCCTGACGATCAAAGAGGAACCGCGCGCGGCCATGGTGGCGCGTCTGGAAACCCCGCTTGGACCGATGACGGTGGCGAACACGCATCTGTCGTTCGTGCCCGGTTGGAACCGTGCTCAACTGCGCCGGCTGGTGCGCGACGTGCGTGGTTTCGCCGGCCCGCACGTGCTGATGGGTGATCTGAACATGACCCCACCGACCGCACGGCGAACCTCGGGGCTACGCCCGCTGGCAGCGGCGACGACGTTTCCCGCCGGAGAGCCCACCCGTCAGTTGGACCACATCCTGACCAACGATCCGTCACTACGCGGTGTCGAGGTCTCCACGCCGCAGCTG
- a CDS encoding helix-turn-helix transcriptional regulator, with protein MSETTGRVLQLLGLLQSRRVWTGEELARRLGVTGRSVRRDIERLRELGYPVHASTGHGGGYQLGAGAALPPLLLDPDEAVAMAVCLRLAAGGSVAGVGESALRALSKLDQVMPARLRSQVSAVHEATTTLTAGSDTPVEPEALMALARACRDHEHVDAAYTDIRGNETSRRLEPYHLVTTGRRWYLLAWDRDRDDWRTLRLDRMSEVLARGTTFTPREAPDAASYVSRAISSNSYRYVAKVRYFCSKDIVEQHFSPSAATVEADGPDTCLVSAGADDPERIPLFLAMVGQPFEILGPPEVIAGAAAMAARLTAAVP; from the coding sequence ATGTCCGAAACCACCGGCCGGGTGCTCCAGCTGCTGGGGCTGCTGCAGTCCCGCCGCGTCTGGACTGGCGAGGAACTGGCCCGGCGCCTGGGCGTCACCGGCCGCAGCGTGCGGCGCGACATCGAACGGCTGCGCGAACTCGGCTATCCCGTGCACGCCAGCACCGGCCACGGCGGCGGGTACCAGCTGGGCGCCGGTGCGGCCCTGCCGCCGCTGCTGCTGGACCCCGACGAGGCCGTCGCCATGGCGGTCTGCCTGCGCCTGGCCGCCGGCGGCAGCGTGGCGGGCGTGGGCGAATCGGCGTTGCGTGCGCTGTCCAAGCTGGACCAGGTGATGCCGGCCCGGCTGCGCTCGCAGGTGTCCGCCGTGCACGAGGCGACGACGACCTTGACCGCCGGCTCGGACACCCCCGTCGAACCCGAGGCGCTGATGGCGCTGGCGCGCGCCTGCCGCGACCACGAACACGTCGACGCCGCCTACACCGACATCCGCGGCAACGAGACCTCCCGCCGGCTGGAGCCCTATCACCTGGTCACGACCGGGCGACGGTGGTATCTGCTGGCCTGGGACCGCGACCGCGACGACTGGCGCACGCTGCGGTTGGACCGGATGAGTGAGGTGCTGGCCCGCGGCACCACGTTCACGCCACGCGAGGCGCCGGATGCTGCCAGCTACGTCAGCCGCGCGATCAGCAGCAACTCCTACCGCTATGTGGCCAAAGTGCGCTATTTCTGTTCGAAAGACATTGTGGAACAGCATTTCTCGCCGTCAGCGGCAACCGTGGAAGCCGACGGCCCGGACACCTGCCTGGTGAGTGCGGGGGCCGACGACCCGGAGCGGATCCCACTGTTCCTGGCGATGGTGGGGCAGCCGTTCGAGATCCTGGGCCCGCCGGAGGTGATAGCCGGGGCCGCCGCGATGGCGGCGCGGCTCACTGCGGCGGTGCCGTGA
- a CDS encoding zinc-binding metallopeptidase family protein: MRDLRCGRCGQHLTFENSICLSCGSRLGFSPEAGVLLAIPDAAGLPGEVVLAGQYSLCANLDVAGCNWLVALDSAGAGSLCRSCRLTRTRPNDADVSAMTQFASAERAKRRLIAELIELQLPIVGRDTDPEFGLAFDLLSSSVEPVTTGHENGVITLDLAEVDDVHRERVRTSMDEPYRTLLGHFRHETGHAYFHRLVGAWPAASAEFRGLFGDPDADYQAALDAHYTAGAGPWQEHHVSAYAAMHPAEDWAETFAHYLHIRDTLDTAAAFGLAPAAAGFDRRSSTFDDLIAMWLPLAWSLNMVNRSMGREDLYPFVLAPAVLRKMGFIHTRVTDVNNVTALTMAHEQGEHPGRELLSTSPLGSDQQI, encoded by the coding sequence ATGCGCGACCTGAGGTGCGGGCGATGCGGGCAGCATCTCACCTTCGAGAACTCGATCTGCCTGTCGTGCGGCAGCAGACTGGGCTTCTCCCCCGAGGCGGGAGTGCTGCTCGCGATACCTGATGCAGCCGGCCTGCCCGGCGAAGTGGTGCTCGCCGGCCAGTACAGTCTGTGCGCGAATCTGGATGTGGCCGGCTGCAATTGGCTTGTTGCCCTCGACTCCGCCGGCGCCGGAAGTCTCTGTCGATCCTGTCGGTTGACGCGCACCCGGCCCAATGACGCCGACGTCTCAGCCATGACCCAGTTCGCCTCGGCAGAGCGTGCCAAACGACGCCTGATCGCCGAACTGATCGAACTCCAGCTGCCGATCGTGGGCCGTGACACCGACCCCGAATTCGGGCTGGCCTTCGACCTGTTGTCGAGCAGCGTCGAGCCGGTGACCACCGGCCATGAGAACGGCGTCATCACCCTGGATCTGGCGGAAGTCGACGACGTGCACCGCGAACGGGTGCGCACGTCGATGGACGAGCCGTATCGCACCCTGTTGGGCCACTTCCGTCACGAAACCGGGCACGCCTACTTCCATCGGCTCGTCGGTGCCTGGCCCGCCGCGTCGGCCGAGTTCCGGGGGCTCTTCGGCGATCCGGATGCCGACTACCAGGCCGCGCTCGATGCCCACTACACCGCCGGCGCCGGCCCGTGGCAGGAACACCACGTCTCGGCGTACGCCGCCATGCACCCGGCCGAGGACTGGGCGGAGACGTTCGCCCACTATCTGCACATCCGCGACACCCTCGACACGGCGGCCGCGTTCGGCCTGGCCCCGGCCGCGGCCGGCTTTGACCGGCGCAGCAGCACGTTCGACGATCTCATCGCCATGTGGCTGCCGCTGGCGTGGTCGCTGAACATGGTCAACCGATCCATGGGACGCGAGGATCTCTACCCGTTTGTGCTCGCTCCGGCGGTGCTGCGCAAGATGGGCTTCATCCACACTCGTGTGACAGATGTCAACAACGTGACTGCGCTCACGATGGCCCATGAGCAGGGCGAACACCCGGGCCGCGAATTACTTAGCACATCACCGTTGGGCTCAGACCAGCAGATTTGA
- a CDS encoding ABC1 kinase family protein gives MSSTKHREVAKLDRVPLPAEAARIGVTGWQLTCAGARVVSKLKARGTWQSKVIKEIPQTFADLGPTYVKFGQIIASSPGAFGEPMSREFRGLLDSVPPADTAEVHQLFKEELGDEPQNLFKHFEETPFASASIAQVHFATLHSGEDVVVKIQRPGIRRRVAADLQILKRFAQLVEVAKLGRRLSAQDVVADFADNLAEELDFRLEAQSMEAWVSHLHASPLGRNIKVPDVHWALTSERVLTMERVSGVRIDDVKAIKAMGHDGTELVKALLFSTFEGGLRHGLFHGDLHAGNLLVNEQGQVVFLDFGIMGRIDPRTRWLLRELIHSLLVKKDHAAAGKIVVLLGAVGTVKPEAQAAKDLKSFAEPLSMKTLGDMSYADIGKQLSTLAEAYDVKLPRELVLIGKQFLYVERYMKLLAPTWQMMNDPQFSGYFANFMVEVSREHRTDLDEKV, from the coding sequence ATGAGTTCAACCAAACACCGCGAGGTGGCCAAGCTCGACCGGGTGCCGCTGCCCGCCGAGGCCGCCCGCATCGGCGTGACGGGTTGGCAGCTCACCTGCGCAGGCGCCCGCGTCGTATCCAAGTTGAAAGCCCGGGGAACCTGGCAGTCGAAGGTCATCAAGGAGATCCCGCAGACCTTCGCCGACCTGGGCCCCACCTACGTCAAATTCGGCCAGATCATCGCGTCCAGCCCCGGAGCCTTCGGCGAACCGATGAGCCGCGAGTTCCGCGGCCTGCTGGATTCGGTGCCGCCGGCCGACACCGCCGAAGTGCATCAGCTGTTCAAGGAGGAGCTGGGCGACGAGCCGCAGAACCTCTTCAAGCACTTCGAGGAGACGCCGTTCGCCAGCGCCTCGATCGCGCAGGTGCACTTCGCCACGCTGCACTCCGGTGAAGACGTGGTGGTGAAGATCCAGCGCCCCGGCATCCGCCGGCGGGTGGCCGCCGATCTGCAGATCCTCAAGCGGTTCGCCCAACTGGTCGAGGTCGCCAAGCTGGGTCGGCGGCTGTCGGCGCAGGACGTGGTGGCCGACTTCGCCGACAACCTGGCCGAGGAGCTGGACTTCCGGCTGGAGGCGCAGTCGATGGAGGCCTGGGTCAGCCATCTGCACGCTTCGCCGCTGGGCCGCAACATCAAGGTTCCCGACGTGCACTGGGCCCTGACCAGCGAGCGTGTGCTCACCATGGAGCGGGTCTCCGGGGTACGCATCGACGATGTCAAGGCCATCAAGGCAATGGGCCACGACGGCACCGAGCTGGTCAAGGCGCTGCTGTTCTCCACTTTCGAGGGCGGGCTGCGGCACGGGCTGTTCCACGGCGACCTGCACGCCGGCAATCTCCTGGTCAACGAGCAGGGGCAGGTGGTGTTCCTGGACTTCGGCATCATGGGCCGCATCGACCCGCGCACCCGTTGGCTGCTGCGTGAGCTCATCCACTCCCTGCTGGTGAAGAAGGACCACGCCGCCGCAGGCAAGATCGTCGTCCTGCTCGGCGCCGTCGGCACCGTCAAACCGGAAGCGCAGGCAGCCAAGGACCTGAAGTCGTTCGCCGAGCCGCTGAGCATGAAGACCCTGGGCGACATGTCGTATGCCGACATCGGCAAGCAGCTGTCCACGCTCGCCGAGGCCTACGACGTCAAGCTGCCCCGAGAACTGGTGCTCATCGGCAAGCAGTTCCTCTACGTCGAGCGGTACATGAAGCTGCTCGCGCCGACCTGGCAGATGATGAACGACCCGCAGTTCTCCGGCTACTTCGCCAACTTCATGGTGGAGGTCAGCCGGGAGCACCGCACCGATCTGGACGAAAAGGTCTAG
- a CDS encoding DUF5994 family protein — translation MTPPQLLDDVHQHSTARLRLKPKGPQTGLVDGAWWPESACLEKELPDLVAVLSVRLGPVERVLYNLRSWADVPRKITCNGQVLRLGGYRRQSMDTIEVIGRRARLTLLVVPPATSPEDAHTAMMAAAGRENDATTAELLGERPDLDTCAT, via the coding sequence ATGACGCCACCACAGCTACTCGACGATGTCCACCAGCACAGTACCGCCCGGTTGCGCTTGAAGCCCAAGGGCCCGCAGACCGGCCTTGTCGACGGGGCGTGGTGGCCCGAAAGTGCCTGCCTCGAGAAGGAATTGCCCGATCTGGTGGCAGTGCTGTCGGTCCGGCTGGGCCCTGTCGAACGCGTGCTCTACAACCTGCGCAGCTGGGCGGACGTGCCGCGCAAGATCACCTGCAACGGCCAGGTCCTGCGCCTGGGTGGCTACCGGCGCCAATCGATGGACACCATCGAGGTCATCGGGCGTCGGGCGCGGCTCACCCTGCTGGTGGTGCCGCCGGCGACCAGCCCCGAGGATGCCCACACCGCCATGATGGCGGCAGCCGGCCGCGAGAATGACGCAACCACGGCCGAATTGCTCGGTGAGCGCCCCGACCTGGACACATGCGCGACCTGA